From Pontibacter actiniarum, a single genomic window includes:
- a CDS encoding zinc-dependent metalloprotease: MPKFYHAVSLALLVALTQTSCSTTKAAEQQTDTSAKAESSERAKPASRSGLKSYSEVITKDAISDEGVFTIHKVGDKYYYEIPDSLLQRDFLWISRFANLPSGLGGGYINAGSAVNEQMVEWQKFADKIVLKTKSYNAYAADSLPISLSVKANNYQPTLYAFDIVALTPNSPGYVIDVTKFFLSDVKAFSGLDADMRKEYKVSKLDDNRSFIQSAKSFPLNIEVKQDFTYDATEPPSNSATGSISIMMNQSMVLLPKVPMQPRINDYRVGYFNINQYDYGSEALKADEKSYIRRWKLVPKDIEAYKRGELVEPVNPIVYYLDPATPQKLRPYIKAGVEQWQEAFETAGFKNAIIAKDPPSPQEDPDFSPEDVRYSVIRYVASTTRNAMGPSVSDPRSGEIIESDIIWYHNHLRSYRNRYLLETGAANPSARTLDTPMEDLGEMMKEVITHEVGHALGLPHNMKASSAYPVDSLRSGAFTQKYGIAPTIMDYARYNYVAQPGDKNIRFVRQLGPYDHYVINWGYRYLPEAKTAEQEVPTLAKWIEEKANDPMYRFGSGSGGFDPESQTEGIGADVVKASTYGLKNLKQVAPKLYDWTAAQTNDYDDLQELYGELLGVWSRYIGHVVTNVGGVREERLKPNQEGYIYNPVSAKEQAASLDWLLKNAFSSPEWLNQAKISRNIHHANYVESIRNLQARHLNNLLSPDRMARLMENEVNKVNYNALDMVRQLQRGIWSEVYSGATIDIYRRNLQKAYLDRMDYLLNEKPGKSSRYGTPVDISQSDIRSIARGELVQLQRQLKSARTRHANDLTRYHIDDAIVRIDNILNPQNS, from the coding sequence ATGCCAAAGTTCTACCATGCCGTCAGCCTCGCCTTGCTGGTGGCCCTCACCCAAACCTCCTGCTCCACTACAAAGGCAGCAGAGCAGCAAACCGACACCAGTGCTAAAGCCGAGAGCTCCGAAAGAGCAAAGCCGGCCTCCAGGAGCGGCCTGAAAAGCTACAGCGAAGTAATCACCAAAGACGCCATTTCGGATGAGGGGGTTTTTACCATCCACAAAGTGGGCGACAAGTACTACTACGAAATACCGGACTCGTTGCTGCAGCGCGACTTTCTGTGGATCAGCCGTTTTGCCAACCTGCCCTCCGGCCTGGGTGGCGGTTACATCAACGCTGGCTCGGCCGTGAATGAACAGATGGTGGAATGGCAAAAGTTTGCCGATAAGATCGTTCTGAAAACCAAGTCTTACAACGCCTATGCCGCGGACTCGCTGCCGATCAGCCTGTCGGTAAAGGCGAATAACTACCAGCCTACGCTTTATGCCTTCGATATCGTGGCGCTCACACCCAACTCCCCGGGTTATGTGATTGATGTGACAAAGTTCTTCCTGAGCGATGTGAAAGCGTTCAGCGGCTTGGATGCCGATATGCGCAAAGAGTACAAGGTGAGCAAACTGGACGACAACCGTAGCTTTATCCAGAGCGCCAAAAGCTTTCCGCTCAACATAGAGGTGAAGCAGGACTTTACCTACGATGCCACCGAGCCACCGTCCAACTCCGCCACAGGTTCCATCAGCATCATGATGAACCAGTCGATGGTGCTGCTGCCGAAGGTGCCGATGCAGCCGCGTATCAACGATTACCGCGTAGGCTATTTCAACATCAACCAGTACGACTACGGCTCCGAAGCCCTGAAGGCAGATGAGAAATCCTACATCCGCCGCTGGAAGCTGGTGCCGAAAGACATCGAAGCCTACAAGCGCGGTGAGTTGGTGGAGCCGGTAAACCCGATTGTATACTACCTGGACCCGGCCACACCGCAAAAGCTGCGCCCATACATTAAGGCCGGCGTGGAGCAGTGGCAGGAGGCGTTTGAGACGGCTGGTTTCAAGAATGCCATTATCGCCAAAGACCCGCCGTCCCCGCAGGAGGACCCGGATTTCAGCCCGGAGGATGTGCGCTACTCCGTGATCCGCTACGTGGCCAGCACGACCCGCAACGCCATGGGGCCAAGCGTGTCTGACCCGCGCTCCGGGGAGATCATCGAAAGTGACATTATCTGGTACCATAACCACCTGCGCTCTTACCGTAACCGCTACCTGCTCGAAACCGGTGCCGCCAACCCGAGCGCCCGTACCCTGGATACGCCTATGGAGGACCTGGGCGAGATGATGAAAGAGGTGATTACACACGAAGTGGGCCATGCACTGGGCTTGCCGCACAACATGAAGGCCAGCTCGGCCTACCCGGTCGACTCCCTGCGCTCCGGTGCGTTTACCCAGAAGTACGGCATCGCCCCAACCATCATGGACTATGCCCGCTACAACTACGTGGCGCAGCCCGGAGACAAGAACATCCGCTTCGTGCGCCAGCTGGGGCCTTACGACCACTATGTGATCAACTGGGGCTACCGCTACCTGCCAGAGGCGAAAACGGCCGAACAGGAAGTGCCAACGCTTGCGAAATGGATAGAGGAAAAGGCCAACGACCCGATGTACCGCTTCGGCAGTGGCAGCGGTGGCTTCGACCCGGAGAGCCAGACGGAGGGGATAGGTGCGGATGTGGTGAAAGCCAGCACCTACGGCCTGAAGAACCTGAAGCAGGTGGCGCCAAAGCTCTATGACTGGACCGCCGCGCAAACAAACGACTACGATGACCTGCAGGAGCTTTACGGGGAGTTACTGGGCGTGTGGAGCCGCTACATCGGCCATGTGGTTACGAACGTGGGCGGTGTGCGTGAGGAACGCCTGAAGCCGAACCAGGAGGGATACATCTACAACCCGGTCTCTGCCAAAGAGCAGGCCGCCTCGCTGGACTGGCTTTTGAAAAATGCCTTCTCTTCGCCGGAGTGGCTGAACCAGGCTAAGATCAGCCGCAACATTCACCATGCCAACTATGTGGAGAGTATCCGGAACCTACAGGCACGCCACCTGAACAACTTGCTGTCGCCGGACAGGATGGCTCGCCTGATGGAGAACGAGGTGAACAAAGTAAACTATAATGCCCTGGACATGGTGCGCCAACTGCAGCGCGGCATCTGGAGCGAAGTATACAGCGGAGCTACAATTGACATCTACCGTAGAAACCTGCAGAAGGCGTACCTCGACCGCATGGATTACCTGCTGAACGAGAAGCCGGGCAAAAGCAGCCGCTACGGCACGCCCGTTGACATCAGCCAGTCCGATATCCGCTCCATTGCCAGAGGCGAGCTGGTGCAGCTGCAGCGCCAGTTAAAAAGCGCCCGCACCCGCCATGCCAACGACCTGACCAGGTACCATATTGACGACGCGATCGTTCGGATTGATAATATCCTGAACCCGCAGAACAGCTAA
- a CDS encoding NADP-dependent oxidoreductase, giving the protein MKAFVLNEPGPADNLKMQDVDKPSPKRGEVLVKVRAVSINPVDTKVREGKGLYEKMKDTPPVIVGWDISGEVVAVGEGVEYFKEGDEVFGMVNFPGHGKAYAEYVAGPEKHLAHKPANIPHHEAAAATLAALTAWQVLVNEADIQPGQRVLIHAAAGGVGHYAVQIAKYFNANVIGTASPENHEFLRTMGANEEVDYHKYDVADVVMNADIVLDSLGEENTRKSLACLKDGGKIISILGGATEAVQAEAKKRNIEAKNYLVHSSGEDQAKLADMMRDERLRSHVSHVFNFEDMAKAHKQVETRKTNGKVVVTVATD; this is encoded by the coding sequence ATGAAAGCATTTGTTTTAAACGAACCAGGGCCTGCGGATAACCTCAAAATGCAGGACGTAGACAAGCCCTCGCCAAAGCGGGGGGAGGTGCTGGTAAAAGTACGAGCCGTGAGCATTAACCCGGTAGACACCAAAGTGCGCGAAGGCAAAGGGCTCTACGAAAAGATGAAGGACACCCCACCTGTTATTGTTGGCTGGGATATTTCCGGCGAGGTAGTGGCCGTAGGCGAAGGGGTGGAGTATTTTAAAGAAGGAGACGAGGTGTTCGGGATGGTGAACTTCCCGGGGCACGGCAAAGCCTACGCCGAATATGTGGCGGGCCCGGAGAAGCACCTAGCCCACAAGCCCGCCAACATTCCGCACCACGAAGCCGCCGCCGCTACACTGGCTGCCCTCACTGCCTGGCAGGTGTTGGTAAACGAGGCCGACATACAGCCCGGGCAGCGGGTGCTGATACATGCCGCAGCGGGCGGAGTGGGGCACTACGCCGTCCAGATCGCCAAGTATTTTAACGCGAACGTCATCGGTACGGCCTCTCCCGAGAACCATGAGTTCCTCCGAACAATGGGGGCGAACGAGGAGGTGGACTACCACAAGTATGACGTGGCGGACGTGGTGATGAACGCCGACATTGTGCTGGACTCACTGGGCGAGGAGAACACCCGGAAGTCGCTGGCCTGCCTGAAAGACGGCGGTAAAATTATTTCGATTCTCGGCGGGGCCACAGAGGCAGTGCAGGCGGAAGCGAAGAAGCGCAACATAGAGGCCAAGAACTACCTGGTGCACTCCAGCGGCGAAGACCAGGCAAAGCTGGCAGACATGATGCGCGACGAAAGGCTGCGGTCGCATGTATCGCATGTGTTTAACTTCGAAGACATGGCCAAGGCGCACAAGCAGGTGGAAACCCGCAAAACGAACGGCAAAGTGGTGGTTACGGTGGCTACAGACTAG
- a CDS encoding VF530 family DNA-binding protein gives MAEQQKNNPLHGVTLQKMLEHLVEVYGWEHLSTKININCFKNDPSIKSSLTFLRRTPWAREKVESLYLYTLRKMR, from the coding sequence ATGGCAGAACAACAGAAGAACAACCCGCTGCACGGGGTAACGCTGCAGAAAATGCTGGAGCACCTGGTAGAGGTGTATGGGTGGGAGCACCTGAGCACCAAAATTAACATCAACTGCTTTAAGAACGACCCTAGTATCAAGTCCAGCCTCACCTTTCTGCGCCGCACGCCCTGGGCCCGCGAAAAAGTAGAAAGTTTATACTTGTATACTCTTCGCAAGATGCGGTAA
- a CDS encoding RecQ family ATP-dependent DNA helicase yields the protein MQDIHHILNAYWGYASFRPMQEEIVRSVLAGQDTLALLPTGGGKSVCFQVPAMALEGICLVVTPLIALMKDQVENLKRRGLPAVAIYSGMSRREIDIALDNCVYGGIKFLYLSPERLLTDLFQERVKRMKVSLLAVDEAHCISQWGYDFRPPYLQLAELREVLPKAVPVIALTATATEQVKQDIQEKLKFPKPNVFQKSFARANLSYSCLYTENKANRLLEILQRMQGQSIVYVRSRRQTVEMARFLQSRRISAAAYHAGLKFEERSAVQQSWVEDKVRVIVATNAFGMGIDKPDVRLVVHLDLPESLEAYYQEAGRAGRDELYAYATLLYGPNDVAELQRKVEEAHPPVEFIRRVYQCLANYYQLATGSGLLSSFDFGLADFAKQYKLKPLETHHAVKRLEAEGYVQLNESYYMPSRLMLVLENTELYSFQLKNPEHDKLIQLILRLYGGEAFVSFVKVREQKMAELLKVPEQELRRKLEYLHKLQVLNYEPQHDAPQLVFTAPREAAGRVILNTKKLDSLRERALQQAKEVGRYVETSNRCRTQLLLEYFGETTDTRCRICDHCLAERKKAREHGEQDKLRQEVLQLVKAQPYLPKDLVRQFEPKHAETVTGLIRELVDVGRLMYQESGKLEVRN from the coding sequence GTGCAGGACATCCACCACATACTTAATGCCTACTGGGGTTACGCCTCCTTCCGGCCTATGCAGGAGGAGATCGTGCGCTCGGTGTTGGCGGGGCAGGATACGCTGGCCCTGCTGCCGACCGGTGGCGGTAAGTCCGTGTGCTTTCAGGTGCCGGCCATGGCGCTGGAGGGCATTTGCCTGGTTGTAACGCCGCTTATCGCCCTGATGAAAGACCAGGTGGAGAACCTGAAACGGCGCGGCCTCCCTGCAGTGGCAATTTACTCCGGCATGAGCCGCCGGGAGATAGACATTGCCCTGGATAACTGTGTGTACGGGGGCATCAAGTTCCTGTACCTGTCGCCGGAGCGGCTGCTGACGGACCTGTTTCAGGAGCGGGTAAAGCGCATGAAGGTGTCGCTGCTGGCCGTGGACGAGGCGCACTGTATCTCACAGTGGGGCTATGATTTCAGGCCACCCTACCTGCAACTGGCGGAGCTGCGCGAGGTGCTGCCAAAGGCGGTGCCGGTAATTGCGCTTACGGCTACGGCCACAGAGCAGGTAAAGCAGGACATACAGGAGAAGCTAAAGTTTCCGAAGCCAAACGTATTCCAGAAAAGCTTTGCCCGCGCCAATCTTTCCTACTCCTGCCTGTACACCGAGAACAAGGCCAACCGCCTGCTGGAGATTCTGCAACGGATGCAGGGGCAGAGCATCGTATACGTGCGCAGCCGCAGGCAAACAGTGGAGATGGCCAGGTTTCTGCAGAGCCGCCGGATATCCGCGGCCGCCTACCATGCCGGGCTGAAGTTTGAGGAGCGAAGCGCCGTGCAGCAGAGCTGGGTGGAGGACAAAGTGCGCGTAATTGTGGCGACGAACGCCTTCGGGATGGGCATTGACAAGCCCGATGTGCGGCTGGTGGTGCACCTGGACCTGCCGGAGAGCCTGGAGGCGTACTACCAGGAGGCGGGCCGTGCCGGGCGCGATGAGCTGTACGCCTATGCCACCCTCCTGTACGGGCCGAACGATGTGGCGGAGCTGCAGCGGAAAGTGGAAGAGGCGCATCCTCCTGTTGAGTTTATCCGGAGAGTGTACCAGTGCCTGGCTAACTATTATCAGCTGGCCACGGGCAGCGGTCTTCTCAGCAGCTTTGACTTTGGCCTGGCGGATTTTGCCAAGCAGTACAAGCTGAAGCCGCTGGAGACCCACCATGCCGTTAAGCGGCTGGAGGCCGAAGGGTACGTGCAACTGAATGAGAGCTATTACATGCCTTCGCGGCTGATGCTGGTGCTGGAGAACACGGAGCTGTACAGTTTTCAGCTAAAGAACCCGGAGCACGATAAACTGATACAGCTTATACTTAGGCTTTATGGCGGGGAGGCTTTCGTGAGTTTTGTGAAGGTGCGGGAGCAGAAAATGGCTGAGCTGCTGAAAGTGCCGGAGCAGGAACTGCGTCGGAAGCTGGAGTACCTGCACAAGCTGCAGGTGCTCAACTACGAGCCGCAGCACGACGCCCCGCAGCTTGTTTTCACCGCCCCGCGCGAGGCGGCCGGAAGGGTTATCCTGAACACTAAAAAGCTGGACAGCCTACGGGAGCGGGCGCTGCAGCAGGCAAAGGAAGTGGGCCGCTACGTAGAAACCTCTAACCGCTGCCGCACACAGCTCCTGTTAGAGTACTTCGGGGAAACAACCGATACCCGCTGCCGCATCTGCGACCATTGCCTGGCCGAGCGGAAGAAGGCGCGGGAGCATGGGGAGCAGGACAAGCTTCGGCAGGAGGTGCTGCAACTGGTGAAGGCCCAGCCCTACCTGCCCAAAGACCTGGTGCGGCAGTTCGAGCCGAAGCACGCCGAAACCGTGACAGGGCTGATCCGGGAGCTGGTGGATGTAGGCAGGCTTATGTACCAGGAGAGCGGAAAACTGGAGGTGAGGAATTAG
- a CDS encoding sugar O-acetyltransferase — translation MKTEKEKMLSGELYNPLDAQLSEERLRARFLLKELNDASEDQKEERARLLKELMPHAAADLWIQPPFYCDYGTNLHIGEKVFFNFNCVVLDVMQVNIGSRTLFGPNVQIYTATHPLNHQERASGLEFAKPISIGEDVWIGGSVVICPGVTIGDRAVIGAGSVVTRDIPPSVFAAGNPCRVIRELP, via the coding sequence ATGAAAACGGAAAAAGAGAAGATGCTCTCGGGTGAGCTATACAACCCGCTGGATGCACAGCTGTCGGAAGAAAGGCTGCGGGCGCGGTTCCTCCTAAAAGAGCTTAACGACGCCAGCGAAGACCAGAAAGAGGAACGTGCCCGCTTACTGAAAGAGCTAATGCCCCACGCAGCTGCGGACCTCTGGATACAGCCTCCCTTCTACTGCGACTACGGCACCAACCTGCACATCGGCGAGAAGGTGTTCTTTAACTTTAACTGTGTGGTGCTCGATGTGATGCAGGTAAACATTGGCAGCAGAACGCTGTTTGGCCCGAACGTGCAGATCTACACCGCCACGCACCCCCTGAACCACCAGGAGAGAGCCTCCGGGCTGGAGTTCGCAAAACCGATCAGCATTGGAGAAGACGTGTGGATTGGCGGCAGCGTAGTTATCTGCCCCGGCGTAACAATCGGCGACCGCGCCGTTATAGGGGCCGGAAGCGTGGTGACCAGAGACATTCCCCCCAGCGTGTTCGCCGCCGGCAACCCCTGCCGCGTCATCCGGGAGCTGCCTTAG
- a CDS encoding 2-isopropylmalate synthase — protein sequence MSAQKIQIFDTTLRDGEQVPGCKLNTHEKLVIAKQLELLGVDVIEAGFPVSSPGDFEAVNAVARQTKEAIVCGLSRAVENDIRTAAEALQGARRPRIHTGIGTSDLHVKYKLRTTREEVISRAVEAVRLAKSFVEDVEFYAEDAGRTDNAFLARVCEQAIKAGATVLNIPDTTGYCLPEEYGAKIKYLYEHVNGIDKVCLSTHCHNDLGLATANSIAGVVNGARQIECTINGVGERAGNTALEEIVMILRQHPYLNLSTGVNSKLLTETSALVSHMMRMPVQPNKAIVGANAFSHSSGIHQDGVIKHRETYEIIDPRDVGVDNSSIVLTARSGRAALAYRLQKLGYNFDKETLDKAYGTFLHVADVKKEVVDEDLHVLVEKQNLVAAN from the coding sequence ATGTCAGCTCAGAAAATACAAATATTTGATACAACCTTACGAGACGGAGAGCAGGTTCCGGGCTGTAAACTGAACACACACGAGAAGCTGGTTATAGCCAAACAACTGGAGCTGCTGGGGGTTGATGTGATCGAAGCCGGATTCCCTGTTTCAAGCCCGGGCGACTTCGAGGCAGTGAACGCTGTCGCCAGGCAGACGAAGGAAGCCATCGTCTGCGGCCTGTCCAGAGCTGTTGAAAACGATATCCGCACGGCAGCCGAGGCGCTGCAGGGCGCCCGCCGCCCAAGGATCCACACCGGCATCGGCACCTCCGACCTTCATGTAAAGTATAAACTGCGCACTACCCGCGAAGAGGTGATATCACGTGCCGTGGAGGCCGTAAGGCTGGCCAAAAGTTTTGTGGAGGATGTGGAGTTTTATGCCGAGGATGCCGGCAGAACAGACAACGCGTTTCTGGCCCGGGTGTGCGAGCAAGCCATCAAGGCCGGCGCCACCGTGCTGAACATACCGGACACAACCGGCTACTGCCTGCCAGAGGAGTACGGAGCCAAGATCAAGTATCTTTACGAGCATGTAAACGGCATCGATAAAGTGTGCCTTTCCACGCACTGCCATAACGACTTAGGTTTGGCCACGGCCAATTCCATAGCCGGTGTGGTAAACGGTGCGCGCCAGATCGAGTGCACCATCAACGGTGTGGGGGAGCGGGCCGGCAACACCGCCCTCGAGGAGATCGTGATGATCCTCCGCCAGCACCCCTACCTGAACCTGAGCACCGGGGTTAACAGCAAACTGCTGACCGAAACATCGGCACTGGTTTCGCACATGATGCGCATGCCCGTGCAGCCCAACAAAGCCATCGTGGGGGCCAATGCCTTTTCACACTCCAGCGGCATTCACCAGGACGGCGTGATCAAGCACCGGGAAACCTACGAGATCATCGACCCGCGCGATGTTGGGGTCGATAACTCCTCCATCGTGCTCACGGCACGCTCGGGCCGTGCGGCGCTGGCTTACCGGCTCCAGAAGCTGGGCTACAACTTCGATAAAGAAACATTGGATAAAGCATACGGAACGTTCCTGCACGTTGCCGACGTGAAAAAGGAAGTGGTGGACGAAGACCTCCATGTGCTGGTAGAAAAACAAAACCTTGTTGCAGCGAACTGA
- the leuC gene encoding 3-isopropylmalate dehydratase large subunit, whose translation MGKTLFDKIWDAHVVRSIPGGQDVFYIDKHLIHEVTSPQAFEELETRGLPLYRKDQIVATADHNVPTKNQHLPIAEPLSRSQVDRLSENCAKYDIPLYGLGHPYQGIVHVIGPELGITQPGMTMVCGDSHTSTHGAFGAIAFGIGTSQVAQVMASQCLLLSRPKRMRITVDGELRPGVTAKDLILYVIAALGTGGATGYFVEYAGSAVRSLSMEGRMTVCNMSIEMGARGGMIAPDETTFAYLKGRPFAPQGEQWEKALAYWSTLYSDEDAKFEVEYRFKAASITPMITYGTNPGMGIALNAAIPSSVGASEVASFEKSLHYMGFQPGESLLGKPVDYVFIGSCTNSRIEDLRLVAKYVEGKKKASHVEAIIVPGSKQVEEQAKAEGLDKILAAAGFELREPGCSACLAMNEDKVPAGAYCVSTSNRNFEGRQGPGSRTLLASPLVAAASAVEGKIVDVTQFVS comes from the coding sequence ATGGGAAAGACCTTATTCGATAAAATCTGGGATGCGCACGTGGTGCGGAGCATCCCCGGCGGGCAGGATGTCTTCTACATCGACAAACACTTAATCCACGAGGTAACAAGCCCGCAGGCCTTTGAGGAGCTCGAAACGCGCGGCCTGCCCCTGTACCGGAAAGACCAGATCGTGGCCACTGCCGACCACAACGTGCCGACCAAGAACCAGCACCTGCCCATTGCGGAGCCGCTCTCGCGCTCTCAGGTAGACAGGCTCTCGGAAAACTGCGCAAAGTATGACATTCCGCTCTACGGCCTGGGCCACCCTTACCAGGGCATTGTGCACGTGATAGGCCCCGAGCTCGGCATCACGCAGCCCGGCATGACGATGGTCTGCGGCGACAGCCACACCTCTACTCACGGAGCCTTTGGGGCAATCGCCTTCGGTATCGGCACCAGCCAGGTAGCGCAGGTCATGGCGTCGCAGTGCCTCCTTTTATCCCGCCCGAAGCGCATGCGCATCACCGTGGATGGAGAGCTGAGGCCGGGCGTTACAGCCAAAGACCTGATCCTGTACGTGATTGCGGCCCTGGGTACGGGTGGCGCCACAGGCTACTTTGTGGAGTACGCCGGCAGCGCCGTTCGCTCGCTCAGCATGGAGGGGCGTATGACCGTTTGCAACATGAGCATAGAGATGGGCGCACGTGGCGGCATGATAGCCCCGGACGAAACCACCTTTGCCTACCTGAAAGGCCGCCCGTTCGCCCCACAAGGCGAGCAGTGGGAAAAAGCCCTTGCGTACTGGAGCACCCTGTACTCAGACGAGGACGCCAAGTTTGAGGTAGAGTACCGCTTTAAGGCGGCATCCATCACGCCAATGATAACCTACGGCACCAACCCGGGGATGGGCATCGCACTGAATGCGGCCATCCCATCGAGCGTTGGCGCCAGCGAAGTGGCCAGCTTTGAGAAGTCGCTGCACTACATGGGCTTCCAGCCTGGGGAGTCGCTGCTTGGCAAGCCCGTGGACTACGTGTTTATCGGCAGCTGCACCAACTCCCGCATCGAAGACCTGCGCCTCGTTGCCAAGTATGTGGAAGGAAAGAAGAAAGCCAGCCACGTGGAGGCCATCATCGTGCCCGGCTCCAAACAGGTAGAGGAGCAGGCAAAGGCCGAGGGGCTGGACAAGATACTGGCGGCCGCCGGCTTTGAGCTACGGGAGCCCGGCTGCAGCGCCTGCCTGGCCATGAACGAGGACAAAGTACCGGCTGGCGCCTACTGCGTTTCCACCTCTAACCGCAACTTTGAGGGGCGCCAGGGTCCGGGGTCCAGAACGCTGCTGGCCAGCCCGCTTGTAGCTGCCGCCTCAGCGGTAGAAGGTAAGATTGTTGACGTAACCCAATTTGTGAGCTAA
- the leuD gene encoding 3-isopropylmalate dehydratase small subunit: MEKFEILQSTAVPLPIENIDTDQIIPARFLKATSRSGFGENLFRDWRYDSNGNLKAEFVLNSARYKGQVLVAGKNFGCGSSREHAAWALYDAGFRVVISSYFADIFRGNALNNGLLPVQVSDQVLERLFKQIEKDPDAAFTIDLPAQQLRVPMWEETIPFDIDPYKKECLINGYDDIDFLVNQKEAIEAYERRRTWVY; the protein is encoded by the coding sequence ATGGAAAAGTTTGAGATCCTGCAGTCGACAGCCGTGCCGCTGCCGATTGAAAATATCGATACAGACCAGATTATACCTGCCCGCTTCCTTAAAGCCACCTCCAGGAGCGGCTTTGGCGAGAACCTGTTCAGAGACTGGCGCTACGACAGCAACGGCAACCTGAAAGCGGAGTTTGTGCTCAACAGCGCACGCTACAAAGGCCAGGTACTGGTGGCGGGGAAGAACTTTGGCTGCGGCTCCAGCAGAGAGCATGCTGCCTGGGCCCTCTATGATGCTGGCTTCCGCGTGGTTATCTCCAGCTACTTTGCCGATATCTTCCGTGGCAACGCCCTGAACAACGGCCTGCTCCCTGTGCAGGTATCAGACCAAGTACTGGAGCGCCTGTTTAAGCAGATCGAGAAAGACCCGGACGCCGCCTTTACCATAGACCTGCCTGCCCAGCAGCTGCGGGTGCCGATGTGGGAGGAGACGATCCCCTTCGACATCGACCCTTACAAAAAAGAATGCCTGATTAACGGCTACGATGACATTGATTTTTTAGTGAACCAGAAAGAGGCGATCGAAGCCTACGAAAGGAGAAGAACATGGGTGTATTAA
- the leuB gene encoding 3-isopropylmalate dehydrogenase — protein MGVLNKRIAVLAGDGIGPEVCQEAVRVLKAVSEKFGHEFTFDRQPMGACAIEATGDPLPDQTLEACYLADAILLGAIGDPKYDNNPAAKVRPEQGLLKLRKSLGLYANIRPVTAYEVLLPYSPLKDARIAGADMLFFRELTGGIYFGEKGRIADSAYDHCTYSRFEIARIAHLAFKAAQNRRGKLTLVDKANVLETSRLWREVVQEISPSYPDVAVDYLFVDNAAMQLILNPKQFDVILTENMFGDILSDEASVIAGSLGLLPSASVGETAALFEPIHGSYPQAKGKNIANPIAMILSAAMMLEHFGLQQEADLVRRSVQVALDKKIVTQDLTPPTLAYSTEQVGAFIAYCVLGGAVEGLHKKNMEVGMSTVI, from the coding sequence ATGGGTGTATTAAACAAAAGAATCGCAGTGCTGGCCGGAGACGGTATTGGACCGGAAGTATGCCAGGAGGCCGTCAGGGTGCTGAAAGCTGTGAGTGAAAAATTCGGGCACGAGTTTACATTCGATAGGCAGCCGATGGGGGCCTGCGCCATTGAGGCCACCGGTGATCCCCTGCCCGACCAGACGCTGGAGGCCTGCTACCTGGCAGATGCCATTCTGTTAGGGGCAATCGGGGATCCCAAGTATGACAATAACCCTGCTGCCAAGGTAAGGCCGGAGCAAGGGCTGCTCAAGCTTCGAAAGTCGCTGGGGCTGTACGCCAACATCCGGCCGGTGACAGCTTACGAAGTGCTGCTCCCCTACTCCCCTCTAAAAGATGCGCGCATTGCCGGTGCCGACATGCTGTTTTTCCGTGAGCTGACCGGTGGCATTTACTTCGGCGAGAAAGGGCGCATAGCTGACAGTGCGTATGACCACTGCACCTACAGCCGCTTCGAGATCGCCCGTATAGCCCACCTTGCGTTTAAGGCGGCGCAAAACAGGCGCGGCAAACTCACGCTGGTAGACAAAGCCAACGTGCTGGAGACCTCCAGGCTGTGGCGCGAGGTAGTGCAGGAAATAAGCCCTTCGTACCCAGACGTAGCCGTAGACTACCTGTTCGTGGACAATGCCGCCATGCAACTCATCCTTAACCCGAAACAGTTTGACGTTATTCTGACAGAGAACATGTTTGGCGACATCCTCTCGGACGAAGCATCAGTGATTGCAGGCTCGCTGGGGCTCCTGCCATCGGCCTCCGTTGGTGAAACGGCAGCCCTGTTTGAGCCAATCCATGGCTCTTACCCGCAGGCCAAAGGCAAGAACATCGCCAACCCGATTGCCATGATTCTTTCCGCCGCTATGATGCTCGAGCACTTCGGGCTGCAACAAGAGGCTGACCTGGTGAGGAGATCTGTACAGGTGGCTCTGGATAAAAAGATTGTAACGCAGGACTTAACTCCTCCAACCCTTGCTTACTCCACAGAGCAGGTAGGCGCTTTTATTGCGTACTGCGTTTTGGGAGGAGCTGTAGAAGGCCTGCACAAGAAAAACATGGAAGTGGGCATGAGCACAGTTATTTAA